A genome region from Brassica oleracea var. oleracea cultivar TO1000 chromosome C2, BOL, whole genome shotgun sequence includes the following:
- the LOC106324179 gene encoding cytokinesis protein sepH-like has protein sequence MSRDDREVVEEFSSLEFVAFLGQGGFGSVTLMRDSKSRLHAEKSSPVYYIKNLEKEHRIMLRFRNHPRIVETTSPSLHIDINLQRCCIYMEFASKGTLHNMISSFHGRPMPEVMVGRAVLMILQGLEALHSNGYVHCDLKPANVLIFPSKNFGQPWDLKLGDFGLSKEPSSDPRSFSGGTKPYMPPEAVRTNGVVMIGPAVDVWSLGCVDLEMFGGRPQKMGDIYAWRLPKLVSPVASDFLKRCMELHPSLRATTADLLKHPFVAPERVMRSVIPPRPDQMLRYCPPALRCPPPAMRNNVPRMMTMATRPGDFIGC, from the coding sequence ATGTCTAGAGACGACAGAGAAGTTGTTGAGGAATTTTCGTCACTGGAGTTTGTGGCTTTTCTAGGCCAAGGTGGCTTTGGTTCCGTTACCCTCATGAGAGATTCCAAATCCAGATTACATGCAGAGAAGTCATCTCCCGTCTATTACATCAAGAATCTCGAGAAAGAGCATAGGATAATGCTTCGTTTTCGTAACCATCCACGCATAGTCGAAACCACAAGCCCTAGTCTTCACATAGACATCAATCTCCAACGTTGTTGCATCTACATGGAGTTTGCCTCCAAAGGTACTCTCCACAACATGATCTCCAGCTTCCATGGCCGACCAATGCCTGAGGTTATGGTCGGACGAGCCGTTCTTATGATCTTACAAGGTCTCGAAGCTCTTCACTCCAACGGCTACGTTCATTGTGATCTCAAGCCAGCCAACGTTCTCATCTTCCCTTCCAAGAATTTTGGACAGCCGTGGGATCTCAAACTTGGTGATTTCGGTTTATCCAAGGAACCTAGTTCGGACCCTAGGTCCTTCTCTGGTGGTACGAAGCCGTATATGCCTCCTGAAGCTGTTAGAACCAATGGAGTGGTGATGATCGGACCGGCTGTTGATGTGTGGTCTCTAGGATGTGTTGATCTTGAGATGTTTGGTGGCCGTCCACAGAAGATGGGAGATATTTACGCATGGAGACTTCCCAAACTTGTGTCTCCCGTGGCCAGCGATTTCTTGAAACGGTGCATGGAGTTGCATCCCTCGCTCAGAGCTACTACAGCGGATCTACTGAAACATCCTTTTGTTGCGCCAGAAAGAGTCATGAGGAGTGTCATTCCACCACGCCCAGACCAGATGCTTCGCTACTGTCCTCCTGCCTTAAGGTGTCCTCCACCTGCCATGAGGAACAATGTACCGAGGATGATGACGATGGCTACAAGACCTGGAGATTTTATCGGTTGCTAA
- the LOC106325904 gene encoding LOW QUALITY PROTEIN: uncharacterized protein LOC106325904 (The sequence of the model RefSeq protein was modified relative to this genomic sequence to represent the inferred CDS: inserted 2 bases in 1 codon), protein MASGSLKSLVTSAVTIGVTEARARIFGHMLNPTGQRXLKEKLFGDKVAEWYPYDIKNEDPNVLAREEKERLSKLEMLKRRDKGPPKKGHGRRAAKRNK, encoded by the exons ATGGCTAGTGGCAGCTTGAAAAGCCTTGTAACTTCAGCAGTCACTATTGGTGTGACCGAAGCTAGAGCAAGGATTTTCGGACACATGCTTAACCCAACGGGACAGAG TCTTAAGGAGAAGCTTTTTGGTGATAAGGTTGCTGAATGGTATCCCTACGACATCAAGAATGAGGATCCCAATGTCTTGGCTAGAGAAGAAAAAGA GCGCTTATCGAAGCTTGAGATGTTGAAGCGTCGTGACAAAGGACCACCAAAGAAGGGTCATGGAAGACGTGCTGCAAAGCGTAACAAGTAG